The Desulfovibrio sp. UIB00 genome has a window encoding:
- a CDS encoding methyl-accepting chemotaxis protein: MSTLVFTEVTIPQLSSALQSKYEYGLKSVIDVAAQDLADRLKGVTDPKEQYALIEKYTDYQRFFPNDEGYLFTYKTDGTRINVPTNKAQNGKNLIDLKDSDGVYMVRELIEAGKKGGAFVAYRFDKPGAGIQPKLAYARMIPGTDVVIGTGVYIDSVEAERTRVANLVSERNDHYDNLELLICGGILVVILGFAWLITRIICLPLRQITGEAEKVAQGQEAALPTLKASCPLEIRRLNSSLTMMIENLHGRIEEAADKTRQAAEALDHAKVAQAAAEEAKLRAESARREGMLAAAHQLESIAEALSSASSDLSHQIKRSDEGAEESSKMLSGAATAMNEMNATVQDVARNAGLASGASLETRDKALSGAKIVQNAVESITEVQTHSLSLKEDMNRLNEHAQAINQIMGVISDIADQTNLLALNAAIEAARAGDAGRGFAVVADEVRKLAEKTMVSTSDVAKAIQAIQDSTAKSMQGVENAVGSIGVATNLAGQSGEALQGIVEVVTATADQVNAIAAASEEQSAASEEINRSIVEVNEVSQLTAEAMKQASTAVADLTEQAKKLAALIQEMKQG; encoded by the coding sequence ATGTCCACACTTGTTTTTACGGAAGTAACCATTCCCCAGCTTTCGTCAGCATTGCAGTCAAAGTATGAGTACGGCCTGAAAAGTGTTATCGATGTCGCTGCGCAAGACCTTGCGGACAGGCTCAAGGGCGTCACCGATCCCAAGGAGCAGTACGCGCTGATTGAAAAATACACTGATTATCAGCGTTTCTTTCCCAACGATGAGGGCTATCTGTTTACCTACAAAACAGACGGCACCCGCATTAATGTACCCACCAACAAAGCGCAGAACGGTAAAAACCTTATTGATCTCAAAGACAGCGATGGCGTCTACATGGTGCGGGAGCTGATCGAGGCTGGCAAAAAGGGCGGCGCTTTTGTGGCCTACCGCTTTGACAAACCAGGTGCTGGCATACAGCCCAAGCTGGCCTATGCCCGCATGATACCGGGAACAGACGTTGTTATCGGCACCGGCGTATATATTGACAGCGTTGAGGCCGAGCGCACCCGTGTTGCCAATCTGGTTTCTGAACGAAACGACCACTATGATAATCTTGAACTGCTCATTTGCGGTGGCATCCTTGTTGTCATTCTCGGCTTTGCATGGCTGATTACGCGCATTATCTGTCTGCCCCTGCGGCAAATCACCGGCGAAGCGGAAAAGGTCGCTCAGGGTCAGGAAGCTGCTCTGCCCACTCTCAAGGCATCCTGTCCGCTCGAAATCCGGCGGCTTAACAGCTCGTTGACCATGATGATCGAAAATCTGCACGGTCGTATTGAGGAAGCAGCAGACAAAACCCGTCAGGCCGCCGAAGCTCTGGATCATGCAAAAGTGGCGCAGGCCGCTGCCGAAGAAGCCAAGCTCCGCGCAGAATCTGCCCGCAGAGAAGGCATGCTTGCCGCCGCCCATCAGCTTGAATCCATTGCCGAGGCGCTCTCCTCCGCTTCATCTGATCTCTCGCACCAGATCAAACGCTCTGATGAAGGTGCGGAAGAATCTTCCAAGATGCTTTCTGGCGCTGCCACTGCCATGAATGAAATGAACGCCACGGTTCAGGACGTTGCCAGAAACGCAGGTCTGGCATCGGGCGCATCGCTCGAAACCCGCGACAAGGCTCTTTCTGGCGCTAAGATCGTGCAAAACGCCGTGGAAAGCATCACAGAAGTGCAGACCCACTCGCTTTCGCTCAAGGAAGACATGAACCGCCTGAACGAGCACGCGCAGGCCATTAACCAGATTATGGGCGTTATTTCCGACATCGCCGACCAGACCAACCTGCTGGCGCTGAACGCGGCCATTGAGGCCGCCCGAGCTGGCGATGCCGGCAGGGGCTTTGCCGTTGTGGCGGACGAAGTGCGCAAGCTGGCAGAAAAAACCATGGTTTCCACAAGCGATGTGGCCAAGGCCATTCAGGCCATTCAGGACAGCACCGCCAAGAGCATGCAGGGCGTTGAAAACGCGGTTGGCTCCATCGGCGTGGCCACGAATCTGGCCGGGCAATCCGGCGAAGCCCTGCAAGGCATTGTGGAAGTGGTTACGGCCACGGCCGATCAGGTCAATGCCATTGCCGCCGCCAGCGAAGAACAGTCGGCAGCAAGCGAAGAAATCAACCGCAGCATTGTTGAGGTCAACGAGGTTTCACAGCTCACGGCTGAAGCTATGAAACAGGCTTCCACTGCCGTTGCCGACCTCACCGAGCAGGCCAAAAAGCTCGCCGCTCTTATTCAGGAGATGAAGCAGGGCTAG
- a CDS encoding aldehyde dehydrogenase family protein: MTEANTQTGADFSPDVDNIPEDCVLEPLHERRYLVGKRLLEWNGPVHTVHSPLYVNGEQRVIGSCPELTEAESLEAVEAVTKAWDNGRGAWPTMRVEDRIARVEEFARRMLAVRDQVVRLMVWEICKPLNDCRAEFDRTIDYIRATVDALKDLDRASSRFVIESGIYAQIRRAPLGPVLCMGPFNYPLNETFTTLIPALIMGNPVIVKTPRIGKLLYAPLLEAFADCFPAGVVNILFGDRRVAIPALESGRISVLAFIGSSRAADALRRHHPSPHRLRCVLGLDAKNAAIVLPCADMDLTVSEAVTGALSFNGQRCTALKIFYVHASRTEEFLAKFSEAIAALPMGLPWKPGVKITPLPVPGKIDALRELVDEAVAKGARIANPRGGTFNRTLYHPTLVAGVTAGMRLHTEEQFAPVVPVVSYNDVSEAAEAVIASPFGQQASIFGTDPDAVAALIDPMVNQVCRVNINSQCQRGPDTFPFTGRKDSAEGTLSVSDALRAFSIRTLVAAKGSAPNKELISDIVRNRKSNFLSTDFLF, from the coding sequence ATGACCGAAGCCAATACCCAGACCGGCGCCGATTTTTCGCCGGATGTGGACAATATACCTGAAGATTGCGTTCTTGAGCCGCTTCACGAGCGCCGCTATCTTGTGGGCAAGCGCTTGCTTGAGTGGAATGGCCCCGTGCATACCGTGCATTCGCCCCTGTATGTGAACGGTGAGCAACGCGTCATCGGCTCCTGCCCGGAACTGACCGAGGCGGAATCTCTGGAGGCTGTGGAAGCCGTAACCAAGGCGTGGGACAATGGACGAGGCGCGTGGCCCACCATGCGCGTGGAAGACCGCATTGCCCGCGTGGAAGAATTTGCCCGCCGCATGCTGGCTGTGCGCGATCAGGTGGTGCGCCTGATGGTGTGGGAAATCTGCAAGCCGCTCAACGATTGCCGGGCGGAATTTGACCGCACCATCGACTACATCCGCGCCACTGTGGATGCCCTTAAAGACCTCGACCGGGCGTCCTCCCGATTTGTGATCGAGAGTGGCATTTACGCCCAGATCCGCCGCGCGCCTCTGGGGCCGGTGCTGTGCATGGGGCCGTTCAACTATCCGCTCAATGAAACCTTTACGACACTTATTCCGGCCCTGATCATGGGCAACCCGGTCATCGTCAAAACGCCCCGCATCGGCAAGCTGCTTTATGCGCCCCTGCTTGAGGCCTTTGCCGACTGCTTCCCCGCCGGGGTGGTGAACATCCTCTTTGGCGACAGGCGCGTGGCCATTCCCGCGCTGGAATCGGGCCGCATCAGCGTACTGGCCTTTATTGGTTCAAGCCGTGCTGCCGATGCCCTGCGCCGTCACCATCCCTCGCCCCACAGGCTGCGTTGCGTGCTGGGGCTGGACGCCAAGAATGCCGCCATTGTGCTGCCCTGCGCCGACATGGATTTAACTGTATCCGAGGCCGTGACCGGGGCGCTGAGCTTTAACGGGCAACGCTGCACGGCCCTGAAGATCTTTTACGTCCACGCCTCGCGCACCGAGGAATTTCTGGCAAAATTCAGCGAGGCCATTGCCGCCCTGCCCATGGGCCTGCCCTGGAAGCCGGGGGTCAAAATCACCCCACTGCCCGTGCCCGGCAAGATAGACGCCCTCCGTGAACTGGTGGACGAAGCTGTTGCCAAGGGCGCGCGCATTGCCAACCCGCGCGGCGGCACCTTTAACCGCACCCTGTATCATCCTACGCTGGTTGCGGGCGTCACCGCAGGCATGCGCCTGCACACGGAAGAACAGTTTGCCCCTGTGGTGCCAGTAGTTTCGTACAACGACGTGTCGGAAGCCGCAGAGGCGGTGATAGCCTCGCCCTTCGGTCAGCAGGCCAGCATATTCGGCACTGATCCCGATGCCGTGGCCGCGCTCATCGACCCCATGGTCAATCAGGTATGCCGCGTCAACATCAACAGCCAATGCCAGCGCGGGCCGGATACCTTCCCCTTCACAGGCCGCAAGGACTCTGCGGAGGGCACGCTCTCTGTCAGCGACGCGCTGCGCGCCTTCTCCATCCGCACACTGGTGGCTGCCAAGGGTTCCGCACCCAACAAGGAACTGATTTCCGACATCGTGCGCAACAGAAAATCCAACTTCCTGTCCACGGATTTTCTGTTCTAG
- a CDS encoding alpha/beta fold hydrolase produces the protein MKIADITFGMPRSKAAAQNPAGAAAEGQPAALPSNLSAAGHAIPCSSSLSGLPGRWASFEALFCSVAEENPDYIAISGGGKSLNFRELKDFSARIAAFVLAQNYGPEAAVGVLCERGAMYLAAAIGIMRAGAVYVPVERELPRPRQEAMLRPVRLLVTDRASLPQAEYHRYRNPNIAHVLCLDAPSFADALESGGLSSTEYWEHLAEPGSDRGWLDDVDARPLDLAQLCRMADSLLQKTGLASNRAPGSPPGNTQGRGKSVLDIGSGSGVMAQALASAASRYVAVDIARNELDRMQALPCGASVSIHRMEAIDICFFEDERFDLVVLNGVVDCFPGYNYLRRVLDHAVERLTAGGSIFVGAVRDMDRKDDLRATIREHALATGDQSALLRFEGSAELFVPRRFFSAWAAECPYPVEVKFSPIAASAPSGNGQADAFRYDLQIFRIAHDTKAHGTKALRESFGLKDLEACPVAPLAAVRPDAAAYIVYTSGSTGQPKGVVVDHRHLLHIIHALWEFSDGCGTVGLVAPLSFDASIQQLAVSLFCGKPLYVMADEERKNPAAFCAAARKRGIDLCDMTPAFFNVLVDYLQEHCQPLPLKRLLLAGEVLRPDVIQNFYAIPGNEDVVLFNVYGPTECTVDSSAFRIDRANYADFTAFPIGRPLEGVSIFVLDKHQRPVPDSVAGELWIAGAGVSRGYLNGESAGAFTEYAGRRCYRTGDNGFIQNGLVYYRGREDQQVKIRGNRVEIGEVEKAVGSFPGVRQVAVAADFYQAGNDKSLAAYVVGAVNPADLRSYLEQQLPPFCVPDYIVPMVELPLSPNRKVDKRALPSPLGRAEAVAGRCPQGAVEQTLAAIWKRLLGMDVCDAEASFFSIGGHSIMAVRLVAMIEKELRVHIAVNELMAHSSIARLAELVEGKTGTRTSPIIKLCHSEGGKNLFLFHPVGGSVFCYSDLARLLDGRYTLYAVEPAGFQAEKTALNTELYRVQDLAAIYLDEILKVATENIVFGGWSFGGLLAYEAACLYAARGGEPGPILILDTVLDNTRDKQLAAKDDVELLKNQLAEALAFDVEKLRAMNRAERMAYLVECGEKAGLLPPNFSPAHMENLLQTYRLNAIAAARYDNPTPSDLRILYIRALDFASNPYIDFNDQYQGWSRCLPEKNITLRWTGGTHQSMLSPGLADGVAKLIRDFLR, from the coding sequence ATGAAGATTGCCGACATCACCTTTGGGATGCCCAGAAGCAAGGCGGCGGCGCAGAATCCGGCGGGAGCTGCTGCCGAAGGACAACCAGCCGCGTTGCCTTCGAACCTCTCCGCTGCTGGCCATGCCATACCGTGTTCATCCAGTTTGTCTGGCTTGCCTGGCAGATGGGCCAGCTTTGAAGCCCTGTTTTGCTCTGTCGCGGAAGAGAATCCGGATTATATCGCCATTTCTGGTGGCGGCAAAAGCCTGAACTTCAGGGAACTGAAGGATTTTTCCGCGCGCATAGCCGCCTTTGTACTGGCGCAAAACTATGGGCCGGAAGCGGCAGTAGGGGTGCTGTGCGAGCGGGGGGCCATGTATCTTGCCGCCGCCATTGGCATCATGCGGGCCGGTGCGGTGTATGTTCCCGTGGAGCGCGAACTGCCGCGCCCCCGGCAGGAAGCCATGCTCAGGCCCGTGCGGTTGCTGGTGACGGACAGAGCTTCACTGCCCCAGGCAGAATACCATCGCTACCGTAACCCCAACATTGCCCACGTGCTTTGTCTGGATGCGCCATCCTTTGCGGATGCTCTGGAAAGTGGCGGTCTGAGCAGCACGGAATACTGGGAGCACCTTGCAGAGCCGGGCAGCGACCGGGGGTGGCTGGACGATGTGGACGCCCGCCCCCTTGATCTGGCGCAACTTTGCAGGATGGCAGACAGCCTGCTGCAAAAAACGGGTCTTGCCTCCAATCGCGCCCCCGGCAGCCCCCCAGGAAATACACAGGGCAGGGGTAAAAGCGTGCTTGATATCGGCAGCGGCTCGGGCGTGATGGCGCAGGCGCTGGCCTCTGCCGCCAGTCGGTACGTAGCGGTAGACATAGCCCGAAATGAACTGGACAGGATGCAGGCCTTGCCCTGCGGCGCTTCCGTGAGCATCCACCGCATGGAAGCCATAGACATCTGCTTTTTTGAAGACGAGCGTTTTGACCTTGTGGTGCTCAACGGCGTTGTGGATTGCTTTCCCGGTTACAATTATCTGCGCAGGGTGCTTGACCACGCTGTAGAACGCCTCACGGCGGGCGGCAGCATTTTTGTGGGCGCTGTGCGTGATATGGACCGCAAGGACGACCTGCGGGCAACCATCAGGGAACATGCTCTTGCCACAGGCGATCAATCGGCCTTGCTGCGTTTTGAGGGCTCGGCAGAGCTGTTTGTGCCACGGCGTTTCTTTAGTGCCTGGGCGGCAGAATGCCCATATCCTGTTGAAGTGAAATTTTCACCCATTGCGGCCTCTGCGCCCTCTGGCAATGGTCAGGCGGATGCCTTTCGCTATGACCTGCAGATTTTCAGGATCGCCCACGATACCAAAGCACACGGTACCAAAGCCCTGCGTGAGAGCTTTGGCTTGAAGGATCTGGAGGCCTGCCCCGTAGCCCCGCTTGCAGCGGTCAGGCCGGACGCAGCCGCCTATATTGTCTACACCAGCGGTTCCACAGGGCAGCCCAAGGGCGTTGTGGTGGATCACCGTCACCTCCTGCACATAATCCATGCCCTGTGGGAATTTTCAGATGGGTGCGGCACTGTGGGCCTGGTTGCGCCGCTCTCGTTTGATGCGTCCATCCAGCAACTGGCGGTTTCGCTGTTTTGCGGCAAACCTCTGTATGTCATGGCAGACGAGGAACGCAAAAATCCTGCGGCATTCTGCGCCGCTGCCCGCAAGAGGGGTATTGACCTGTGCGACATGACCCCGGCCTTTTTTAATGTGCTGGTGGACTATTTGCAGGAGCACTGCCAGCCCCTGCCGCTCAAACGCCTGCTGCTGGCGGGCGAGGTGCTGCGGCCAGATGTCATTCAGAACTTTTATGCCATACCCGGCAATGAAGATGTGGTGCTGTTCAATGTGTACGGCCCCACAGAGTGCACGGTAGACAGCAGCGCCTTTCGCATTGACCGCGCCAATTATGCTGATTTTACTGCCTTTCCCATTGGCAGGCCGCTTGAAGGCGTGAGTATTTTTGTGCTGGATAAACATCAGCGCCCGGTGCCGGACTCAGTTGCCGGTGAACTATGGATCGCGGGAGCGGGCGTTTCGCGCGGGTATCTGAATGGCGAGAGTGCCGGTGCTTTTACCGAATATGCCGGGCGGCGCTGCTATCGCACTGGCGACAATGGCTTTATCCAGAACGGACTTGTCTATTACCGGGGCCGGGAGGATCAGCAGGTCAAGATCAGGGGCAACCGGGTCGAGATCGGCGAGGTGGAAAAGGCCGTGGGGAGTTTCCCTGGTGTGCGGCAGGTGGCCGTGGCGGCGGACTTTTATCAGGCTGGCAACGACAAAAGTCTCGCTGCCTATGTGGTGGGTGCTGTGAATCCAGCGGATTTGCGCAGCTATCTTGAGCAGCAGTTGCCGCCCTTTTGCGTGCCGGATTATATTGTGCCGATGGTGGAGCTGCCCCTCTCGCCCAACCGCAAGGTGGATAAAAGGGCGCTGCCGTCCCCGCTGGGCAGGGCCGAGGCCGTTGCAGGGCGCTGCCCGCAAGGGGCTGTGGAGCAGACGCTTGCCGCCATCTGGAAGCGGCTGCTGGGCATGGATGTATGTGATGCGGAGGCCAGCTTTTTCAGCATTGGCGGGCACAGCATCATGGCCGTGCGTCTTGTTGCCATGATTGAAAAAGAGTTGCGCGTCCATATTGCCGTCAACGAGCTGATGGCCCATTCCAGCATTGCGCGGTTGGCTGAACTTGTAGAAGGCAAAACCGGCACCCGCACTAGCCCCATCATCAAACTTTGTCATAGTGAAGGTGGAAAAAATCTCTTCCTGTTTCATCCTGTGGGGGGCAGCGTGTTTTGCTACAGCGATCTGGCCCGACTGCTGGATGGTCGCTACACCCTCTATGCTGTGGAGCCTGCGGGCTTTCAGGCTGAAAAAACTGCTCTGAATACAGAGCTGTACAGGGTTCAGGATTTGGCCGCGATTTATCTTGATGAAATCCTTAAGGTAGCCACGGAGAACATTGTTTTTGGAGGCTGGAGTTTCGGCGGCCTCCTGGCCTATGAGGCGGCCTGCCTGTATGCAGCGCGCGGGGGCGAACCAGGCCCGATTTTGATTTTGGACACAGTGCTCGACAACACAAGGGACAAGCAGCTTGCAGCCAAGGACGATGTGGAACTGCTGAAAAACCAGCTCGCGGAAGCGCTGGCCTTTGATGTGGAAAAGCTGCGGGCCATGAACCGGGCTGAAAGAATGGCGTATCTGGTGGAATGCGGCGAAAAAGCCGGATTACTGCCGCCCAATTTCAGCCCCGCGCATATGGAAAACCTGTTGCAGACTTACAGGCTCAATGCCATTGCCGCAGCACGTTATGACAACCCAACGCCGTCTGATCTGCGTATTCTGTATATTCGCGCGCTGGATTTTGCCAGTAATCCTTACATTGATTTTAATGACCAATATCAGGGTTGGAGCCGCTGTTTGCCTGAAAAAAACATCACCCTCCGCTGGACTGGGGGCACACATCAAAGCATGCTTTCCCCTGGCCTTGCAGATGGCGTGGCAAAGCTTATTCGCGACTTTTTGAGGTAA
- a CDS encoding carboxylesterase/lipase family protein, protein MKNRILILVVLLLCACARPVSRHETSADTLAVTQYGEVQGFAAADVKTWLGIPYAAPPVGELRFRRNQPPTPWQGVKKCVAFGNKPIQYMNMFGLERSRVPASEDCLYLNVWAPLSAAKDAKLPVFVWIYGGAYHMGEGSDPMYDGASFARDGVVFVNFNYRVGPLGFYDFSMYDKRFESNCGVSDQIAALRWVRDNIAAFGGDPNNVTIAGESAGGTGVYNMLASPAAKGLFQKAIAESGVTGNTESRRMVEMNNAIFFEKLDLNPRTDIAKLLDMPAQDMLAAATFTLKEGPRRHPGIFMPGPVKDDLLPLHPWEAMAQGNARDVKVILGTNRNEGTLFALLGLLPKDWQQVEKMLRDNGAAASIPAVSELYASEKGMKKLTTLAGDRAFVVDMVKSADAQSAFSSTYVYRFDYAPLLPELFLLGAAHSTEISTALATNDHPFWLLTPASRRKELTQSMHGAWLNFVKTGNPNGPGVTPLWPQYEAGRRLTYIFDQTNTVESNPHGAVYEVWKDIQLYQ, encoded by the coding sequence ATGAAAAACCGCATCCTCATCCTGGTGGTGTTGCTCTTGTGTGCCTGTGCCCGTCCAGTATCCCGGCATGAAACGTCCGCCGACACTCTTGCAGTCACGCAGTATGGCGAGGTGCAAGGTTTTGCGGCGGCTGACGTCAAAACATGGCTTGGCATTCCTTATGCCGCGCCGCCTGTGGGCGAACTGCGCTTTCGGCGCAATCAGCCGCCTACGCCCTGGCAGGGCGTTAAAAAGTGCGTGGCCTTTGGCAACAAACCCATCCAGTACATGAACATGTTCGGGCTTGAGCGTTCGCGGGTTCCCGCCAGCGAGGATTGCCTGTACCTCAACGTATGGGCCCCGCTTAGCGCCGCCAAAGACGCCAAGCTGCCAGTATTCGTATGGATATACGGCGGCGCGTACCACATGGGCGAAGGCAGCGACCCCATGTATGACGGCGCATCCTTTGCCAGGGACGGCGTGGTATTTGTCAATTTCAACTACCGCGTCGGCCCCTTGGGTTTTTATGATTTTTCCATGTATGACAAGCGGTTTGAATCCAACTGCGGCGTTTCAGACCAGATTGCCGCCCTGCGCTGGGTGCGCGACAACATAGCCGCATTTGGCGGCGACCCGAACAACGTGACCATCGCGGGCGAATCCGCAGGCGGCACAGGCGTTTACAACATGCTGGCATCGCCCGCCGCAAAGGGGCTGTTCCAGAAGGCCATCGCGGAAAGCGGCGTCACCGGAAATACCGAATCCCGCCGCATGGTCGAGATGAACAATGCCATCTTTTTTGAAAAGCTGGACCTCAATCCGCGCACAGACATAGCCAAACTGCTGGATATGCCCGCGCAGGACATGCTTGCGGCGGCCACGTTCACGCTCAAGGAAGGCCCGCGCCGCCACCCTGGTATCTTTATGCCTGGCCCGGTCAAGGACGATCTGCTGCCCCTGCACCCGTGGGAAGCCATGGCCCAGGGCAATGCCCGCGACGTTAAAGTCATTCTTGGCACCAACCGCAACGAAGGCACGCTGTTTGCCCTGCTGGGCCTGCTGCCCAAGGACTGGCAACAGGTGGAAAAGATGTTGCGCGACAATGGCGCGGCTGCCAGTATCCCTGCGGTCTCGGAGCTGTACGCCAGCGAAAAGGGCATGAAAAAACTGACGACCCTCGCGGGCGACCGGGCCTTTGTGGTGGACATGGTCAAAAGCGCCGATGCCCAAAGCGCCTTTAGCAGCACCTACGTCTATCGTTTTGACTACGCCCCCTTGCTGCCGGAACTGTTTTTGCTGGGCGCTGCGCATTCAACGGAAATCTCCACCGCGCTTGCCACCAATGATCATCCCTTCTGGCTGCTCACGCCCGCATCGCGCCGGAAGGAGCTTACGCAGTCCATGCACGGGGCGTGGCTGAACTTTGTAAAAACGGGCAATCCCAACGGCCCCGGCGTTACGCCCCTGTGGCCGCAATACGAAGCAGGGCGGCGGCTCACCTACATTTTTGACCAGACCAACACCGTGGAATCGAATCCCCACGGCGCAGTCTATGAAGTGTGGAAAGATATTCAACTGTACCAGTAA
- a CDS encoding cytochrome C yields the protein MTFSANSLKILLATGLLLVGTAVAAQDSAGAGQEMYNKLCSGCHSATPAAMKGKPVDALVAGMERVKNLSNAAGAAARMQQTVQGLSPAQMKDIASYLNQMN from the coding sequence ATGACCTTTTCTGCTAACTCATTGAAAATTCTTTTGGCTACCGGGCTTCTGCTGGTCGGCACTGCGGTTGCGGCTCAGGATAGCGCTGGTGCGGGGCAGGAGATGTACAACAAGCTGTGCTCGGGCTGTCATTCGGCCACCCCTGCCGCAATGAAGGGTAAACCTGTAGATGCGCTGGTGGCGGGCATGGAAAGGGTCAAGAACCTGAGCAATGCCGCAGGCGCCGCAGCCCGTATGCAACAGACGGTGCAGGGCTTGAGTCCCGCGCAGATGAAGGATATTGCATCGTATCTTAACCAGATGAATTAA
- a CDS encoding glutamate synthase codes for MALNLMLPQQEGHDNSGFAMVMQDLEGVFSHYKDKPLLSLACTPEGVQLVNDYMEEKGFVQVAQWVPEVDKRPGLKIEAMPRYVFRNYDYPEEYRSRSQEERENLLLDTRLELRDLLAEKKNGFVYSFWPDVLTLKEIGDPADIAVYFRLWKDDGRLTARNIVTQCRQNTNYAIVRYAAHPFFLQGYTVCANGENTFFTKNKEFQKSLHRGYVGFESDSQNFLYTLHYVLHELRWPIKYYKHVITPLPFVEAEQRADRKVLNLIRESLAHLEINGPNTIIGLLPDGKMITCCDSKKLRPVVVGVNSDMVAIASEVCGLNAIMPDRDISNDIYPNEREMVVIDNDLAVQRWNQ; via the coding sequence ATGGCGCTCAATCTAATGCTGCCGCAGCAGGAAGGGCATGACAACTCCGGTTTTGCTATGGTTATGCAAGACCTGGAGGGCGTGTTCAGCCACTACAAAGACAAACCCCTGCTTTCATTGGCCTGCACCCCCGAGGGAGTGCAACTGGTCAACGATTACATGGAAGAAAAGGGTTTTGTGCAGGTTGCCCAGTGGGTGCCTGAAGTGGACAAACGCCCCGGTCTCAAGATTGAGGCCATGCCCCGTTACGTCTTCCGCAACTATGACTACCCGGAGGAATACCGCTCCCGTAGCCAGGAAGAACGCGAAAACCTGCTGCTGGACACGCGCCTTGAGCTGCGGGACTTATTGGCCGAGAAAAAGAATGGCTTTGTCTATTCGTTCTGGCCCGATGTGCTGACCCTTAAAGAAATCGGTGATCCTGCCGACATAGCTGTCTATTTTCGACTATGGAAAGACGATGGCCGCCTGACCGCGCGCAATATCGTGACCCAGTGCCGCCAGAATACCAACTACGCCATCGTGCGTTACGCAGCGCATCCCTTCTTTTTGCAGGGCTACACTGTGTGCGCCAACGGCGAGAACACGTTTTTCACCAAGAACAAAGAGTTCCAGAAGTCGCTGCACAGGGGCTATGTGGGTTTTGAATCCGACTCGCAGAACTTTCTGTACACCTTGCACTATGTCTTGCATGAGCTGCGTTGGCCCATCAAGTATTACAAGCACGTTATCACGCCCCTGCCTTTTGTGGAGGCCGAACAGCGCGCTGACCGCAAGGTTCTGAATCTTATTCGCGAATCCCTCGCGCATCTGGAGATCAACGGCCCCAACACCATCATCGGCCTTCTGCCCGACGGCAAGATGATTACCTGCTGCGACTCCAAAAAGCTGCGGCCCGTTGTTGTGGGCGTAAACTCGGACATGGTGGCTATCGCCTCCGAGGTTTGCGGTCTGAACGCCATCATGCCCGACCGCGACATCTCCAACGACATCTATCCCAATGAACGGGAAATGGTGGTTATTGACAACGATCTGGCGGTGCAGCGATGGAATCAGTAA